A portion of the Chelmon rostratus isolate fCheRos1 chromosome 15, fCheRos1.pri, whole genome shotgun sequence genome contains these proteins:
- the cipca gene encoding CLOCK-interacting pacemaker a produces the protein MSSFSRPDRHRTLQFTRATHLGPSKPDLERDSGFSDASSEYLSTVDLTDSEDAGRNGSIVGQDQTSPQVAVMGGSYAGLSPMIIMNNFVLKQPSTVAPAEKQWGFPSPLEVMPQSQVVLLQPLVSNGSSSSPKTGSENIRQSKSYMPILKSYPKIAPHPVDAASKRVGSSKVRVSSISRHDQRQRRHHRGHRLYSSPSPQPALQTPAKLISNFEAANNQSQVAESQEQLSDKSLSPLAGTSCLPPYTDEFRTDIDSDRMHADKYQDPLSMDNNKQKRFSNTYNVLNKSGLLGITMRTKQLIKENKRTQGQLQQLQEQTALLLEALSSGDPQLWTKLQISLQHTDKEQWGAKAQRVLE, from the exons ATGAGCAGTTTTAGCAGACCTGACAGACACAGGACACTACAGTTCACCAGGGCAACACACCTTGGACCATCCAAGCCTGACCTTGAGAGAGATTCAGGCTTCTCAG ATGCCAGTTCAGAGTACCTCAGTACAGTTGATCTGACTGACTCTGAAGATGCAGGAAGGAATGGGTCGATAGTCGGCCAGGACCAGACCAGTCCACAGGTGGCTGTGATGGGAGGCTCATACGCTGGACTGTCTCCAATGATCATCATGAATAACTTTGTCTTAAAGCAG cCGTCCACAGTGGCTCCAGCAGAAAAACAGTGGGGCTTTCCTTCACCCTTGGAAGTGATGCCTCAGTCACAGGTGGTTCTCCTTCAGCCCCTGGTATCAAATGGCAGTAGCAGCTCTCCAAAGACTGGCTCTGAAAACATCCGACAGTCGAAAAGCTACATGCCCATCCTCAAGTCGTATCCTAAAATCGCCCCACACCCTGTAGACGCAGCCAGTAAGAGGGTGGGATCCTCCAAAGTGAGGGTGAGTTCAATTTCAAGACATGACCAGCGACAGAGGAGGCACCACCGTGGCCACAGGCTCTACAGCTCCCCCAGCCCCCAGCCAGCACTGCAGACTCCAGCCAAACTCATCTCCAACTTTGAAGCGGcaaacaaccaatcacaggTGGCTGAGAGTCAGGAGCAGCTCAGTGACAAGTCTCTTTCCCCGCTGGCAGGGACCAGCTGTCTGCCCCCCTACACAGATGAATTCAGGACAGACATTGACAGCGACAGGATGCATGCTGACAAATACCAGGATCCCCTCTCGATGGACAATAACAAACAGAAACGTTTCAGCAATACCTACAACGTTCTCAACAAATCCGGCTTGCTGGGGATCACCATGCGCACAAAGCAGCTGATCAAGGAGAATAAGCGCACCCAaggccagctgcagcagcttcaggagcaaacggctctgctgctggaggcccTGAGCAGCGGAGACCCGCAGCTCTGGACTAAACTGCAGatctctctgcagcacacagacaaagagcaGTGGGGAGCTAAAGCCCAGAGAGTCCTGGAGTAA
- the zdhhc22 gene encoding palmitoyltransferase ZDHHC22 yields the protein MFTRMLKLRLLNAVAPAYFFMATAVTFILHFCFFIPTIFPNPDTSLRGSTTLHTVVFLFLMFNALGNYIMTIKYPAESANETAVPVCSPHCSDKVDAHYLLNGRHFCKLCKKVILKRDHHCFFTGNCIGNKNMRYFIMFCIYTSCTCLYSLVLGVAFLTVEYSISFENPLTFLTLLPLSTGYFFMGTISGLQLFLVLMLYVWLGIGLVCAGFCCQQVLLVARGQTWCQMQRGQLVENRSPWISNLKDVFGTRWILGLILPVQTVETCSEDTGAHKQD from the exons ATGTTCACCAGGATGCTAAAACTGAGACTTCTCAATGCTGTGGCACCCGCGTACTTCTTCATGGCTACAGCAGTCACCTTCATTCTGCACTTCTGCTTCTTCATCCCAACCATCTTCCCAAACCCGGACACGTCACTGAGGGGGTCTACGACTCttcacactgttgtttttctcttcttgaTGTTCAACGCTCTGGGAAATTACATAATGACCATCAAATATCCCGCTGAAAGCGCGAACGAGACTGCGGTTCCGGTGTGTTCGCCGCACTGCTCGGACAAAGTGGACGCGCACTACCTCCTGAACGGTCGCCACTTCTGCAAGCTGTGTAAGAAAGTCATTCTCAAGAGGGATCACCACTGCTTTTTCACAGGAAACTGCATCGGCAACAAGAACATGCGCTACTTCATCATGTTCTGCATCTACACATCATGCACTTGTTTGTACTCCTTGGTTCTCGGTGTGGCCTTTCTAACAGTGGAGTACTCCATCTCCTTTGAGAACCCGCTGACCTTCCTCactcttctccccctctccacTGGTTACTTCTTCATGG GAACAATCTCAGGCTTGCAGTTGTTCCTGGTGCTGATGCTGTACGTGTGGCTGGGCATCGGCCTGGTCTGCGCAGGCTTCTGCTGCCAGCAGGTGCTGCTGGTGGCCCGGGGACAGACCTGGTGTCAGATGCAGCGGGGGCAGCTCGTGGAGAACCGCAGCCCCTGGATATCCAACCTCAAGGACGTTTTTGGTACCCGCTGGATCCTTGGCCTTATCCTGCCTGTGCAGACAGTGGAGACGTGCTCTGAAGACACAGGTGCACACAAACAAGACTGA